The following coding sequences lie in one Arachis stenosperma cultivar V10309 chromosome 5, arast.V10309.gnm1.PFL2, whole genome shotgun sequence genomic window:
- the LOC130979625 gene encoding signal peptidase complex subunit 3B-like — protein sequence MHSFGYRANALFTFAITILALVCAMASLSDSLNSPSPSAHVQVLNINWFQKQPNGNDEVSMTMNISADLQSLFTWNTKQVFVFLAAEYETPKNSLNQISLWDGIIPSKEHAKFWIHTSNKYRFIDQGRNLRGKEFNLTMHWHVMPKTGKMFADKIVMPGYRLPEEYR from the exons ATGCATTCCTTCGGTTACAGAGCGAACGCTTTGTTCACGTTCGCCATTACCATTCTTGCCCTTGTGTGCGCTATGGCTTCCCTCTCCGACAGCCTCAACTCCCCCTCTCCCTCTGCCCATGTCCAGGTCTTAAACATTAACTGGTTTCAGAAACAGCCCAACGGAAACGATGag GTCAGCATGACAATGAATATATCAGCAGATTTACAATCTCTTTTCACATGGAACACAAAACAG GTTTTTGTCTTTTTAGCTGCCGAGTATGAAACTCCAAAGAATTCTTTAAATCAG ATATCGCTATGGGATGGTATCATTCCCTCTAAAGAGCATGCAAAGTTTTGGATTCATACTTCAAACAAGTACCGCTTCATCGACCAG GGAAGGAATTTGCGTGGTAAAGAATTTAACTTGACTATGCACTGGCATGTTATGCCAAAGACGGGCAAAATGTTTGCAGATAAAATAGTCATGCCGGGTTACCGTTTGCCAGAGGAATATAGATGA